The genomic stretch CTTATCGCCCAAGTCATGCAGATTTCACGTACGATCAGAAATTCGGAATCAGAGATTATCGCGGCGGCGGAAAATCTTCTGCAAGAGAAACCATCAATTGGGTGGTTGCCGGAGCTTTAGCAAAACAACTTTTAAAAGATATTGAAATTAACGCTTATGTTTCTTCCGTAGGTGAAATTTTCTGTGTAAAACCTTATCAGGATTTAGATTTTTCTAAAACTGAAAGCAATGAAGTACGTTGTCCCGATACCGAAACTGCCGAAAAAATGATTTCAAAAATTAAAGAGATCAAAAAAGAAGGCAACACCATTGGCGGTACGATTACCTGCGTCATCAAAAATGTTCCTGTGGGAATTGGTGAACCGGTTTTTTCTAAACTTCAGGCCGAACTGGCAAAAGCAATGCTTAACATCAATGCCTGCAAAGGTTTTGAATATGGAAGCGGATTTTGTGGTGCGAAAATGACCGGAAGTGAGCACAATGATGAATTTAACACCGATTTTTCTACTAAATCAAATCTTTCAGGTGGAATTCAGGGTGGAATTT from Chryseobacterium indoltheticum encodes the following:
- the aroC gene encoding chorismate synthase — protein: MFNTLGNLLSLTTFGESHGAAYGGIINNFPAGLEVDFEKIQYELDRRKPGQSAIVTQRKESDTVQFLSGIFDGKTTGTPIGFLIENENQKSKDYDHIATSYRPSHADFTYDQKFGIRDYRGGGKSSARETINWVVAGALAKQLLKDIEINAYVSSVGEIFCVKPYQDLDFSKTESNEVRCPDTETAEKMISKIKEIKKEGNTIGGTITCVIKNVPVGIGEPVFSKLQAELAKAMLNINACKGFEYGSGFCGAKMTGSEHNDEFNTDFSTKSNLSGGIQGGISNGMDIYFRVAFKPVATILRPQNSVNKDGNAVTVEGKGRHDPCVVPRAVPVVESLAAFVLADLFLINKTRNINHF